The Bos indicus isolate NIAB-ARS_2022 breed Sahiwal x Tharparkar chromosome X, NIAB-ARS_B.indTharparkar_mat_pri_1.0, whole genome shotgun sequence genome has a window encoding:
- the NCBP2L gene encoding LOW QUALITY PROTEIN: nuclear cap-binding protein subunit 2-like (The sequence of the model RefSeq protein was modified relative to this genomic sequence to represent the inferred CDS: deleted 2 bases in 1 codon), with protein MPLDANLKYTQGFFGGVTTAKLNQEPPSWCPHGATSNDLSILCNDSSLELSEYWDQKFSGDNDEQERLLMESSTLYVGNLSFYTTKEQIYELFSRCGDIENVYMGLDKIKKMGCGFCFVEYFNRAEAENAMQFLNGTSLDDHIICTDWDLGFREGRQYGRGQSGGQLGDAFHDDFNVDRGGFGKQAQVPVNFTLSSFVRGPVRWT; from the exons ATGCCTCTGGATGCAAACCTCAAATACACACAA ggCTTCTTTGGCGGTGTCACTACTGCTAAGCTGAATCAGGAACCGCCCTCATGGTGCCCACATGGCGCCACGTCCAATGACCTAAGCATTCTGTGCAATGACTCCTCCCTGGAGCTGAGCGAGTACTGGGACCAGAAGTTTAGTGGTGACAACGATGAGCAAGAAAGATTACTGATGGAAAGCTCCACACTTTATGTGGGGAATCTTTCCTTTTATACAACCAAAGAGCAAATATATGAGCTCTTTAGTAGGTGCGGTGACATCGAGAATGTTTATATGGGCCtggataaaataaagaaaatgggc TGTGGTTTCTGTTTCGTAGAATACTTTAACAGAGCTGAGGCCGAAAATGCCATGCAATTTCTAAATGGCACCAGCCTAGATGACCATATTATCTGCACAGATTGGGATCTAGGCTTTAGAGAGGGCAGACAATATGGCCGTGGTCAATCTGGGGGCCAGTTAGGAGATGCGTTTCATGACGACTTCAATGTTGATAGAGGAGGTTTTGGAAAACAGGCTCAGGTCCCTG